The proteins below are encoded in one region of uncultured Eubacteriales bacterium:
- the dppF gene encoding dipeptide transporter; ATP-binding component of ABC superfamily (Evidence 2a : Function of homologous gene experimentally demonstrated in an other organism; PubMedId : 7536291; Product type t : transporter), with product MSDTILEAESLKKYFRVGKGQTLKAVDGVSFSIQRGKTLGLVGESGCGKTTVGRTLLRVYEPDGGKIVFDGQDVSRANHAQSKALTRKMQMVFQDPYASLNPFFTVGEIVGEGLEIHRLHGNTSERRERVYELLNMVGLSKDHANRFPHEFSGGQRQRVGIARALALDPEFIVCDEAISALDVSIQAQVVNMLMKFQRDLELTYLFIAHDLSMVRHIADHTAVMYLGTVVEYGPTLEVYSHPAHPYTQGLLSAVPVADPDYEKAHQRIPMDGEVPSPVNPSPGCRFCARCPRATDVCRRDTPALRDLGGSHSAACHNL from the coding sequence TTGAGTGATACCATTTTGGAGGCCGAGAGCCTCAAAAAATATTTCCGCGTAGGCAAAGGGCAAACCCTCAAGGCAGTGGACGGCGTGTCCTTCTCCATCCAGCGGGGCAAAACTCTGGGCCTGGTGGGGGAGTCGGGCTGCGGCAAGACCACTGTCGGCCGCACCCTTCTGCGCGTCTACGAGCCCGATGGCGGCAAAATCGTCTTCGACGGACAGGATGTGAGCCGAGCCAATCATGCCCAGTCCAAGGCCCTCACTCGCAAGATGCAGATGGTTTTTCAGGACCCCTACGCCTCCCTCAACCCCTTTTTCACCGTGGGGGAGATCGTGGGCGAGGGACTGGAGATCCACAGGCTGCACGGGAACACCAGCGAGCGGCGGGAGCGGGTATACGAGCTTTTGAACATGGTGGGTCTCAGCAAGGATCACGCCAACCGTTTCCCCCACGAGTTCTCCGGCGGGCAGCGCCAGCGGGTGGGCATTGCCCGCGCCCTGGCACTGGACCCGGAATTCATCGTCTGCGACGAGGCCATCTCCGCCTTAGACGTATCCATCCAGGCTCAGGTGGTCAATATGCTGATGAAGTTCCAGCGGGACCTGGAGCTCACCTATCTCTTCATCGCCCACGACCTTTCCATGGTGCGGCACATAGCCGACCACACGGCGGTGATGTACCTAGGCACGGTGGTAGAGTACGGTCCCACTCTGGAGGTATACTCCCATCCTGCACACCCCTACACACAGGGCCTGCTCTCCGCCGTCCCCGTGGCCGACCCGGACTATGAAAAGGCCCACCAGCGCATCCCCATGGACGGAGAAGTGCCCAGCCCCGTGAACCCCAGCCCTGGATGCCGGTTCTGCGCCCGCTGTCCCAGGGCTACCGACGTATGCCGCAGGGACACCCCGGCCCTGCGGGACCTGGGGGGTAGCCACAGCGCAGCCTGCCACAATCTTTGA
- the oppB gene encoding Oligopeptide transport system permease protein OppB, which produces MKKYILKRLVISLVTIWLIATCSFFLLHALPGNPFATQKLMSQEMLAKMMTYYGLDRPLWEQYLTFMGNLLHGDFGYSLKYVGKSVNGVIAQTFPVSAQLGLQAYLISFPLGVFFGIMAARRRGRALDYSLVAFSVLGVSVPVFILASLLQYVFAIRLGWLPVAQWKSFVYTILPTLTLAIGSIAGKTRTMRTLMLEVISEDYVKTAKAKGLSARQVVWSHQIRNAIIPMIPSLGMEIVSILMGSFVVEQIFAVPGIGAYFVSSVQSLDYTMTLGLTVFFGVFVVSANFIIDLVYGLVDPRIRVVK; this is translated from the coding sequence TTGAAAAAATACATCCTCAAGCGGCTGGTCATCTCCCTCGTCACCATCTGGCTCATCGCCACCTGCAGCTTTTTCCTCCTTCACGCTCTGCCTGGCAACCCCTTCGCCACGCAGAAACTGATGAGCCAGGAGATGCTTGCCAAGATGATGACGTACTACGGGCTGGACCGCCCCCTCTGGGAGCAGTACCTCACCTTTATGGGCAATCTCCTCCACGGGGATTTCGGATACTCCCTCAAGTATGTGGGCAAGTCGGTCAACGGCGTCATCGCCCAAACTTTCCCGGTCTCTGCCCAATTGGGCCTCCAGGCCTACCTTATCAGTTTCCCACTGGGCGTCTTCTTCGGCATCATGGCGGCCCGGCGGCGGGGCCGCGCCCTGGACTACTCACTGGTGGCTTTCTCGGTGCTGGGGGTCTCCGTGCCGGTGTTCATCCTGGCCTCCCTTTTGCAGTACGTCTTCGCAATCCGATTAGGCTGGCTGCCCGTGGCCCAGTGGAAGAGCTTTGTCTACACCATTCTCCCCACCCTGACCCTCGCCATCGGCTCCATTGCCGGAAAGACCCGCACCATGCGCACCCTCATGCTGGAGGTCATATCAGAGGACTACGTGAAAACTGCCAAGGCCAAGGGTCTCTCCGCCCGGCAGGTTGTCTGGAGCCACCAGATCCGCAACGCCATCATCCCTATGATCCCCTCCCTGGGCATGGAGATCGTGTCCATTCTCATGGGCTCCTTTGTGGTGGAGCAGATCTTCGCGGTGCCCGGTATCGGAGCCTACTTTGTCAGCTCGGTTCAGAGCCTCGACTACACCATGACCTTGGGGCTGACCGTCTTCTTCGGCGTCTTCGTGGTGAGTGCCAACTTCATCATTGACCTAGTCTACGGCCTGGTCGACCCCAGGATCCGCGTTGTAAAGTGA
- the oppC gene encoding oligopeptide transporter subunit; membrane component of ABC superfamily (Evidence 2a : Function of homologous gene experimentally demonstrated in an other organism; Product type t : transporter): MTRESSVTDRDFVRLPEGRSQADAIVRPSVSYWRDVLRRVTSDKVALLSFAVIALITLMAVLAPLLSPYSYETTSLLATNLPPSSQHWFGTDSLGRDLWARVWVGARVSLLIGLGGAIVPQLIGVFLGGLSGYFGGWVDMLIMRIIDVGVCIPSLVYVTLIMLWLDAGPAAIILAIAITGWMDSARVVRGRMLQFKNREFVLAAKTQGASPLRIIFRHILPNILGQQVVSISSAIPAAIFLEAYLSFIGLGIKSPMTSWGQLCQIGSSFYRLYPYQLFIPGGLISVTILAFYLFGNCLRDALDPHLRD; encoded by the coding sequence ATGACAAGAGAATCTTCCGTCACGGATCGTGACTTTGTACGCCTCCCTGAGGGCCGGAGTCAGGCCGACGCCATCGTCCGCCCCAGCGTCAGCTACTGGCGGGATGTGCTGCGGCGCGTCACCTCAGACAAGGTGGCCCTCCTCAGCTTTGCCGTCATCGCCCTCATAACCCTCATGGCTGTCCTCGCACCCCTCCTCTCTCCCTATAGCTACGAGACCACCAGTCTCCTCGCCACCAACCTGCCCCCCAGCAGCCAGCACTGGTTTGGCACCGACTCTCTGGGCCGGGACCTGTGGGCCCGGGTGTGGGTGGGAGCCCGGGTGAGCCTCCTGATCGGCCTGGGCGGGGCCATCGTGCCCCAGCTCATCGGCGTCTTCCTTGGTGGCCTGTCCGGGTACTTCGGCGGCTGGGTGGACATGCTCATCATGCGTATTATCGACGTGGGGGTGTGCATTCCCTCCCTCGTGTACGTCACCCTCATCATGCTCTGGCTGGACGCGGGTCCGGCGGCCATCATCCTCGCCATCGCCATCACCGGCTGGATGGACTCTGCCCGCGTCGTCCGGGGGAGAATGCTCCAGTTCAAAAACCGCGAGTTCGTCCTCGCCGCTAAGACCCAAGGTGCCTCCCCTCTCCGCATCATCTTCCGGCACATCTTGCCCAACATCTTAGGCCAGCAGGTGGTCAGCATCTCCTCTGCCATCCCGGCGGCCATCTTCCTGGAGGCCTACCTCTCCTTCATCGGACTGGGCATCAAGTCCCCCATGACCTCCTGGGGCCAGCTCTGCCAGATTGGCTCTTCCTTTTACCGGCTTTATCCCTACCAGCTCTTCATCCCCGGGGGGCTTATCAGCGTGACCATCCTGGCATTCTACCTCTTCGGCAACTGCCTGCGGGACGCGCTGGACCCCCATCTGAGAGATTGA
- a CDS encoding conserved hypothetical protein (Evidence 4 : Homologs of previously reported genes of unknown function), which yields MDQAETFELLCRVAQGIAGMFGDNCETLVHEMDGNRIKTVAIYNGHVSGRTVGSTLSIYGNDTSADDDGVVNLNQDYLNQMVITSGGKNIKSSTFHVWGEGFHYALGINYDITVMGQMRHVLDNITEAAGNLMTSLSGDTQTNLETLFDACHKILNKPLSKMRKTDRLALVGLLKEKGAFQMHRSVPYVAERMGVSKYTIYNYLNELGEA from the coding sequence ATGGATCAGGCGGAGACCTTCGAGCTGCTCTGCCGTGTGGCCCAGGGCATCGCCGGGATGTTCGGCGACAACTGCGAAACCTTGGTCCACGAGATGGACGGCAACCGGATTAAAACCGTTGCCATCTATAACGGCCACGTGTCCGGCCGGACGGTGGGCTCCACTCTGAGCATCTACGGAAACGATACCTCGGCGGACGATGACGGGGTCGTCAACCTGAATCAGGATTACTTAAACCAGATGGTGATCACCTCCGGCGGCAAGAATATCAAGTCCTCTACCTTCCATGTCTGGGGCGAGGGGTTCCACTACGCCCTGGGCATCAATTACGACATCACCGTCATGGGCCAGATGCGCCACGTGCTAGATAACATTACCGAGGCGGCGGGCAACCTGATGACCTCCCTCTCCGGGGACACCCAGACAAATCTGGAGACCCTGTTTGACGCCTGTCACAAGATCCTCAATAAGCCCCTAAGCAAAATGCGCAAGACCGACCGCCTGGCCCTGGTAGGCCTCCTCAAGGAAAAGGGCGCGTTCCAGATGCACCGCAGCGTCCCCTATGTGGCCGAGCGCATGGGAGTATCAAAGTACACCATTTATAATTACTTAAACGAGTTGGGCGAGGCCTGA
- the oppD gene encoding oligopeptide transporter subunit; ATP-binding component of ABC superfamily (Evidence 2a : Function of homologous gene experimentally demonstrated in an other organism; Product type t : transporter) — MSEHLLDVRNLRVSFHTYAGEVKAVRGVSFWLDAGETLAIVGESGCGKSVTVQTIMKLLPSPPARIKDGAILYQGRDITRLTDKEMENYRGKEFSMIFQDSMTSLNPTMRVGRQMCEGILRHRKASREEAKHLAIELLGQVGLPNPEQAYRRYPHTMSGGQRQRVMIAMAIACNPKILFADEPTTALDVTMQAQILDLVNGLKARLGTSVLLITHDLGVVAKMADRIAVMYAGKVVEYGDARQVFYRPCHPYTWGLLGAMPNLIQDVKSELYAIPGTPPDLYSPPQGCAFAARCPYAMEACLKEDAPEFSCGEGHSSRCWLLDQRSEPVMPPEGIPELPRGGAILE, encoded by the coding sequence ATGAGTGAGCATTTATTGGACGTACGAAACCTCCGGGTCTCTTTTCACACCTACGCCGGCGAGGTGAAGGCGGTGCGGGGTGTCAGCTTTTGGCTGGACGCAGGGGAGACTTTGGCCATTGTGGGGGAGTCGGGCTGCGGCAAATCGGTGACGGTGCAGACCATCATGAAACTCCTCCCCTCTCCGCCCGCCAGGATCAAGGACGGGGCCATCCTCTATCAGGGCAGGGACATCACACGCCTCACCGACAAGGAGATGGAGAACTACCGGGGCAAGGAGTTCTCCATGATTTTTCAGGACTCCATGACCAGCCTGAACCCCACCATGCGCGTGGGCCGCCAGATGTGCGAGGGCATCCTGCGCCACCGCAAGGCCTCCCGGGAGGAGGCAAAGCATCTGGCCATTGAGCTGCTGGGCCAGGTGGGTCTCCCCAACCCGGAGCAGGCCTACCGCCGATACCCCCACACCATGTCCGGCGGGCAGCGCCAGCGGGTTATGATCGCCATGGCGATTGCCTGCAACCCCAAAATCCTCTTTGCGGACGAGCCCACCACCGCCCTGGACGTGACCATGCAGGCCCAGATCTTAGACCTGGTGAACGGCCTGAAGGCGCGCCTGGGCACTTCCGTCCTCCTCATCACCCACGACTTAGGCGTGGTCGCCAAGATGGCGGACCGCATCGCCGTTATGTACGCAGGCAAGGTGGTGGAGTACGGGGATGCCCGCCAGGTCTTCTACCGCCCCTGCCACCCCTACACCTGGGGCCTTCTGGGGGCCATGCCCAACCTGATCCAGGACGTGAAGAGCGAGCTGTATGCCATCCCCGGAACACCGCCCGACCTGTACTCTCCGCCCCAGGGCTGCGCTTTTGCCGCCCGCTGCCCATACGCCATGGAGGCCTGTCTGAAGGAGGACGCGCCCGAATTCTCCTGTGGGGAGGGCCACTCCTCCCGCTGCTGGCTGCTGGACCAGCGATCCGAACCCGTCATGCCGCCGGAGGGCATACCGGAGCTGCCGAGAGGAGGCGCAATCCTTGAGTGA
- a CDS encoding Ornithine cyclodeaminase — protein sequence MRIIEAAEVRRRLTMPVCIDLMRAALRSLEEGGYTQPLRSIALLPGGEKFGFMPAWMGDCFGAKVLSAFPQNAGTGYPSHIGYVMLFEAEHGSFLGMADASVITEIRTGAVSGVATALLAHQDAHTLAIIGAGAQGRSHLAAMTLVRDIRSVTVYDQNPQAARRYCEEMGAIYHIPVTSSPTVEEAVRDADIICTLTPSKEPYLEADWVSPGSHINAVGAFTPAAREVTSALVAKSKLYADQTEAMRKECGEYLIPLAEGLIGEEHIVGSLGEVLLGRAPAREREDEITLFDALGLAVEDMACGRWLCMNE from the coding sequence ATGAGAATCATCGAAGCGGCGGAGGTCCGCCGGCGGCTCACCATGCCGGTGTGTATCGATCTGATGCGCGCCGCCCTGCGCTCGTTGGAGGAGGGAGGATACACCCAGCCCCTGCGCTCCATCGCCCTACTGCCTGGGGGGGAGAAGTTCGGTTTCATGCCCGCCTGGATGGGGGATTGTTTCGGTGCCAAGGTGCTCTCCGCCTTTCCCCAGAACGCCGGGACCGGTTACCCCTCCCATATCGGCTACGTGATGCTTTTTGAGGCCGAGCATGGCAGTTTTCTCGGAATGGCGGACGCCTCAGTCATCACCGAGATACGTACCGGCGCGGTGTCCGGGGTGGCCACCGCCCTGCTGGCCCATCAGGACGCCCACACCCTCGCCATCATCGGCGCGGGGGCTCAGGGACGCTCTCATCTGGCCGCCATGACTTTGGTGCGGGACATCCGGTCCGTTACCGTCTATGACCAAAATCCCCAGGCCGCCCGGCGGTACTGCGAGGAGATGGGCGCGATTTACCACATCCCAGTCACCTCCTCCCCCACGGTGGAGGAGGCGGTGCGGGATGCAGACATCATCTGTACCCTGACCCCCAGCAAGGAGCCCTACCTGGAAGCCGACTGGGTCTCCCCCGGCTCCCACATCAACGCCGTGGGAGCCTTCACCCCCGCCGCCCGCGAGGTCACCAGCGCCCTGGTGGCAAAATCAAAGCTCTATGCCGACCAGACCGAGGCCATGCGCAAGGAATGCGGTGAGTACCTCATCCCCCTGGCCGAGGGCCTCATCGGGGAGGAGCACATCGTCGGCTCCCTGGGCGAGGTGCTCCTGGGCCGGGCGCCCGCCCGGGAGAGAGAGGATGAGATCACCCTCTTCGACGCGCTGGGTCTCGCCGTAGAGGACATGGCCTGCGGCCGATGGCTCTGCATGAACGAATGA
- a CDS encoding putative N-acyl-D-glutamate deacylase (Evidence 3 : Function proposed based on presence of conserved amino acid motif, structural feature or limited homology; Product type pe : putative enzyme) yields the protein MSLLLIQHGTVVDGRGAAPYASDVLVRGGAIEAVGPGLTPPEGARIINATGKLITPGFINMHSHADCSAAMYPNMESTLGQGITTEFAGHCGLGVAPVGKDWLYMFPEKKAFTQVMPEPAGGINPYHAYIVPTDRLRAPFERAYGETLDWSSYGEFLGHLRRVGTGANLAVVAGHAQIRLQAMGSDYRRAATEEELRSMEAALDEAMDGGALGLSLGLDYEPGLFADQAELLRLMKKVAARNGLVTAHTRSRRHDSYNHPQNFLDGLKEFLSLGRESGARIHVSHIQSGYEVTPAHDGLIRAAVEETLSELERARSGGVDVTWDVIPKYAFGPFHYPQAASMFQPYVEACGGCKAFSAALTIASYRKRISDEIRAGNHASKGVFTRFDPKGDPDWDTRQKFTRAARNEVVGKTICQAAEGKDSLDFLLDLLTEDPYAALIPLGRRPEHTPDRDAFAARPEAAIGLDTWTFDYDAALSAGDMPLECGAPATYAGMTVFLETERNKGEPIQATVQKLTGNAARALGLEDHGVVAPGKAADLLVLDWAHFSAEEDLADPRRGAKGLDYVLVGGQVAVDHASHTHVRSGAILARSASGQASRKEDAK from the coding sequence ATGTCTCTCCTTCTCATTCAGCACGGAACGGTGGTAGACGGCAGGGGGGCGGCGCCCTACGCCTCCGATGTGCTGGTGCGCGGCGGCGCCATCGAGGCGGTGGGCCCCGGCCTCACCCCTCCGGAGGGGGCACGAATCATCAACGCCACCGGAAAGCTGATAACCCCGGGCTTTATCAATATGCACTCCCATGCCGACTGCTCTGCCGCCATGTACCCCAACATGGAGAGCACTTTGGGCCAGGGAATCACCACTGAGTTCGCAGGCCACTGCGGGCTGGGTGTGGCTCCGGTGGGGAAGGACTGGCTCTATATGTTCCCGGAGAAGAAGGCCTTCACCCAGGTCATGCCCGAGCCCGCCGGGGGCATCAACCCCTACCACGCCTATATCGTCCCCACCGACAGGCTCCGCGCCCCCTTTGAGCGTGCCTATGGCGAGACGCTGGATTGGTCCAGCTACGGGGAGTTTTTAGGCCACCTGCGCCGGGTGGGCACAGGGGCCAACCTGGCGGTGGTTGCGGGCCACGCCCAAATACGCCTCCAGGCCATGGGCAGCGACTACCGCCGCGCCGCCACCGAGGAGGAGCTGCGCTCCATGGAGGCCGCCCTGGACGAGGCCATGGACGGCGGCGCTCTGGGTTTGAGCCTGGGCCTAGACTACGAGCCAGGCCTTTTTGCAGATCAAGCGGAGCTGCTGCGGCTCATGAAAAAAGTGGCCGCCCGGAACGGGCTGGTTACCGCCCATACCCGCAGCCGCAGGCACGACTCCTATAACCACCCCCAGAACTTCCTGGATGGGCTGAAGGAATTCCTCTCCCTGGGCCGGGAGAGCGGCGCACGCATCCACGTAAGCCACATCCAAAGCGGCTACGAGGTCACCCCCGCCCATGATGGACTCATCCGTGCGGCGGTGGAGGAAACCTTGTCCGAGCTGGAGCGTGCCCGGAGCGGGGGCGTGGACGTAACCTGGGACGTGATCCCGAAGTACGCCTTCGGCCCCTTCCACTACCCCCAGGCCGCCTCCATGTTCCAGCCCTATGTGGAGGCCTGCGGCGGCTGCAAGGCCTTTTCTGCCGCCCTTACTATCGCCTCCTACCGAAAACGTATCTCCGACGAAATCCGCGCGGGGAACCACGCCTCCAAGGGGGTGTTTACCCGGTTCGACCCCAAGGGTGACCCAGACTGGGACACAAGGCAGAAGTTCACCCGCGCTGCCCGGAACGAGGTGGTGGGGAAGACCATCTGTCAGGCTGCGGAGGGGAAAGACAGCCTCGACTTCCTCCTGGACCTGTTGACGGAGGACCCCTATGCCGCCTTGATCCCCCTGGGCCGCAGGCCGGAGCATACCCCGGACCGGGATGCCTTCGCGGCCCGGCCGGAGGCTGCCATCGGCCTCGATACCTGGACCTTTGACTATGACGCGGCCCTCTCTGCCGGGGACATGCCCCTGGAGTGCGGCGCTCCCGCCACCTACGCGGGGATGACGGTCTTTCTCGAGACTGAGCGGAACAAGGGTGAGCCCATCCAGGCCACCGTTCAAAAGCTCACGGGCAACGCCGCCCGGGCGCTGGGCCTGGAGGACCATGGCGTCGTCGCCCCCGGTAAAGCCGCCGACCTGCTGGTGCTGGACTGGGCGCATTTCTCCGCCGAAGAGGACCTGGCCGACCCCCGCAGGGGGGCAAAGGGCCTCGACTATGTGCTGGTGGGTGGGCAGGTGGCCGTGGACCACGCAAGCCACACCCATGTCCGCTCCGGAGCCATTCTGGCCCGCTCCGCCTCCGGTCAAGCAAGCAGAAAAGAGGACGCAAAATGA
- a CDS encoding putative Dipeptide-binding protein DppE (Evidence 3 : Function proposed based on presence of conserved amino acid motif, structural feature or limited homology), whose product MKKKLLATLLSSTLLLGALAGCGTYQNSGSSPAPSGSSTPSASAGQGGGTAAASTDFTMAYNGIVTLNPIMSQSSNDVNVFYLTQIQLVRYYGDKIQADAAESYDISDDYTVYTFHLRDGLTWSDGEPITAADFEYAAYCLLNPDMGSPAAYSWYAIKNASAYNSGEVTDWADVGVKALDEKTLEITLERPLNTFDKTIAVKGLYPLRRDFVEKVGSDKLGSSVDTMLFSGPYIITDWVLDSTMELKKNDLYWDSANSFPTENLHFIEVEDANTKVAMFENGEVDAIEQLSSQYYDHLSDYLYSYTGGGFMFLWFNQLGTSEETSALLSNQNFRQALNYGFDRSATVAAVNRMCLPSSRLVDSNFTVADGGKFVDEYPVTSAPLSGNVAKAKEYLAKAMDELGYTDVSQLPQLSLVTWDASQQKLLLETIIDQWKQNLGITNVQLNQYVIGTAIGSFYSLDYDIFCITWETDVLPTDIMEAMATGGEVNYGIWSDAKFDELVAQAVAEMDPQKQAELTAQAEQAFVDAAAILPLYENSNTSAVQSYVKGFQMTATSSGYQFNHLTVEK is encoded by the coding sequence ATGAAGAAAAAACTGCTTGCGACCCTGCTCTCCAGCACTCTGCTGCTGGGCGCGCTGGCCGGCTGCGGCACCTACCAGAACAGCGGCTCCAGCCCCGCCCCCTCCGGCTCCTCTACCCCCTCGGCCTCAGCAGGCCAGGGCGGCGGGACGGCTGCCGCCAGCACCGACTTCACCATGGCCTACAACGGTATCGTCACCCTTAACCCCATCATGAGCCAGTCCTCCAACGACGTGAATGTCTTCTACCTCACCCAGATCCAGCTGGTACGCTACTACGGAGACAAGATACAGGCAGACGCCGCCGAGAGCTACGACATCAGCGATGACTACACGGTCTATACCTTTCACCTGCGCGACGGCCTCACCTGGTCCGACGGGGAGCCCATCACCGCCGCCGACTTTGAGTACGCTGCCTACTGCCTTCTCAACCCCGACATGGGCAGCCCCGCGGCCTACAGCTGGTATGCCATTAAGAACGCCTCCGCTTACAACTCCGGCGAGGTTACCGACTGGGCCGACGTGGGTGTGAAGGCCCTGGACGAAAAGACTCTGGAGATCACACTGGAGCGGCCCCTGAACACCTTCGACAAGACCATCGCCGTCAAGGGCCTCTATCCCCTGCGCCGGGATTTTGTTGAGAAGGTCGGCAGCGACAAGCTGGGCTCCTCGGTTGACACCATGCTCTTCTCCGGCCCCTACATCATCACCGACTGGGTACTGGACAGCACCATGGAGCTGAAGAAGAACGACCTTTACTGGGACAGCGCCAACTCCTTTCCCACCGAGAACCTGCACTTTATTGAAGTAGAGGACGCCAATACCAAGGTCGCCATGTTTGAAAACGGCGAGGTGGATGCCATTGAGCAGCTCTCCAGCCAGTATTACGATCACCTGAGCGACTACCTCTACTCTTACACCGGCGGCGGTTTCATGTTCCTGTGGTTTAATCAGCTGGGCACCAGCGAGGAGACCTCCGCCCTCCTGAGCAACCAAAACTTCCGTCAGGCCCTGAACTATGGTTTTGACCGCTCCGCCACCGTGGCCGCCGTGAATCGGATGTGCCTTCCCTCCAGCCGCTTGGTGGACTCCAACTTCACCGTGGCTGACGGCGGCAAGTTCGTGGATGAATACCCCGTAACCAGCGCCCCCCTCAGCGGCAACGTAGCCAAGGCAAAGGAGTACCTGGCCAAGGCCATGGACGAGCTGGGCTATACCGACGTGTCCCAGCTCCCCCAGCTGAGCCTTGTCACCTGGGACGCCTCCCAGCAGAAACTCCTGCTGGAGACCATCATCGACCAGTGGAAACAGAACCTCGGCATCACCAACGTACAGCTTAACCAGTACGTTATCGGCACCGCCATTGGCTCCTTCTACAGTCTGGACTACGACATCTTCTGCATCACCTGGGAGACCGACGTGCTGCCCACCGACATCATGGAAGCCATGGCTACCGGCGGCGAGGTGAACTACGGCATCTGGAGCGATGCCAAATTTGATGAGCTGGTAGCCCAGGCTGTGGCCGAGATGGATCCCCAAAAGCAGGCCGAGCTGACCGCCCAGGCGGAGCAGGCTTTCGTGGACGCCGCCGCCATCCTGCCTCTCTATGAGAACAGCAACACCAGCGCGGTCCAGTCCTACGTCAAAGGTTTCCAGATGACCGCCACCAGCTCCGGCTACCAGTTCAACCACCTGACCGTGGAGAAATAA
- a CDS encoding conserved hypothetical protein (Evidence 4 : Homologs of previously reported genes of unknown function), translated as MNTQEMVQIALDLAKLDELPMDSAISVEGENITSVLAGIDMGAAELSLARQLGYDCVARHHNMVPRLGKLGDLVAHDHYEKMVKYGVPVNVAQKLLEHRKRAVEIMFHGSNLDGAPSVARLLGMPYVGLHTPADLLGERAVEAKVAEVCSEKENPTVQDVLDKLLTIREYAQAPEGQKPAIWVGEPTSYAGKVIVEFAGGLAGELDELKAYIDAGVGTFICMHMDGDIVKALREDNRCNVLVMGHMSSDSIGFNQILDAWEAKGVKVTRVGGLI; from the coding sequence ATGAACACACAAGAGATGGTCCAGATCGCACTTGACCTGGCCAAATTAGACGAGCTGCCCATGGACTCGGCCATTTCGGTGGAGGGGGAGAACATCACCAGCGTGCTGGCCGGCATCGACATGGGCGCCGCCGAACTGTCCCTCGCCCGGCAGCTGGGGTATGACTGTGTGGCGCGGCACCACAACATGGTGCCGCGCCTCGGTAAGCTGGGAGATCTGGTGGCTCACGACCACTACGAGAAGATGGTCAAGTACGGTGTGCCCGTCAACGTGGCCCAAAAGCTGCTGGAGCACCGCAAGCGGGCGGTGGAAATCATGTTCCACGGTTCCAACTTAGACGGCGCTCCCTCGGTGGCCCGGCTGCTCGGCATGCCCTACGTGGGTCTGCACACGCCCGCCGACCTGTTGGGGGAACGGGCCGTGGAGGCCAAGGTGGCCGAGGTGTGCTCTGAGAAAGAAAACCCCACCGTACAGGATGTTCTTGATAAGCTCCTGACCATCCGGGAGTATGCCCAGGCCCCCGAGGGGCAGAAGCCCGCCATCTGGGTGGGAGAACCCACCAGCTATGCGGGCAAGGTTATCGTGGAGTTTGCCGGAGGTCTCGCCGGCGAGCTGGACGAGCTGAAAGCCTACATTGACGCGGGGGTGGGAACCTTCATATGCATGCACATGGACGGCGACATTGTTAAGGCCCTGCGGGAGGACAACCGCTGCAACGTCCTGGTTATGGGCCATATGTCAAGTGACTCCATCGGCTTTAACCAAATCCTCGACGCCTGGGAGGCCAAAGGCGTAAAGGTCACCCGCGTCGGCGGGCTGATCTGA